A region of Ornithodoros turicata isolate Travis chromosome 5, ASM3712646v1, whole genome shotgun sequence DNA encodes the following proteins:
- the LOC135394433 gene encoding uncharacterized protein LOC135394433 isoform X2 encodes MKCLKARVLENKKKLTKCRLRQNQAEKELRRILQPDDMQRVFVARKHAETTEKTKRTNVHNEKLSRLIPRSSTPSNPNTVFNLSSKRLSDDHVSLLSKGLDFALTPRAPATIDFIIEVEDKLRHLKNTTGVNLARSRIATTLSNLKAQPSNLNKQKQAALRDLKSDESIITLPADKGKGTVVMDKIDYDGKMLKILDDPTHFKKVAHDPIPKSERSLIDHLRNFKKKDCLDEETYRRLFSSDGSIPRLYGLPKVHKPECPLRPIVSFIGSPTYKLSKYLVELISPVTSNNNMTVRNSREFVQLVRDQVIDEEDIMVSFDVVSLFTNVPVATVVEVAETRLHNDSSLPSRTSLTVEDIIILLRFCLKQSYFTFKGRVYQQIEGCPMGSPVSVTMANLIMEHVEEQALQKASFPVKFYRRYVDDTFVILNRNHVHDLHSILDNVEPSVRFTYEVEQNSVLPFLDVSVRQAEAGHIETTVHRKPCDTGNFLHLISHHPPEHKRSMVNTLLDRAKHLASTPELRASEENTVQRSLTKRGYPPHFIKNTRKRIEEKKQPREGTSKQGVVTILYVSGVSESIRRALLPLGIRTTFKPHIR; translated from the coding sequence ATGAAATGCCTAAAAGCACGTGTGctggaaaacaagaagaaacTAACTAAATGTCGGCTGCGTCAGAACCAAGCGGAGAAGGAGCTTCGACGAATTTTACAACCAGATGACATGCAGCGCGTGTTCGTCGCACGCAAGCATGCTGAGACTACAGAGAAGACCAAACGCACCAACGTCCACAATGAGAAGTTATCACGGTTGATACCCAGGAGCTCCACACCAAGCAATCCCAATACGGTGTTCAACCTTTCCTCGAAGCGGCTCTCGGACGATCATGTCAGCTTGCTTTCAAAAGGCCTAGACTTTGCTCTGACTCCACGTGCTCCCGCTACTATTGATTTCATCATTGAAGTCGAAGACAAACTCCGCCACTTGAAGAATACCACCGGAGTCAACCTAGCACGTAGCCGCATAGCGACCACTCTATCCAATCTAAAAGCTCAACCGTCGAACTTGAACAAACAGAAACAAGCAGCTCTACGGGATTTGAAATCTGACGAGTCGATTATCACCCTCCCAGCAGATAAAGGGAAAGGCACTGTAGTAATGGACAAAATCGACTACGATGGCAAGATGCTCAAAATCCTAGACGACCCCACGCATTTTAAGAAAGTTGCACACGACCCGATCCCAAAATCGGAGCGCTCCCTCATCGACCACCTTCGTAATTTCAAGAAAAAAGACTGCTTGGATGAAGAAACCTATCGCCGCTTGTTTTCCTCAGATGGCTCCATTCCTAGACTGTACGGCCTCCCTAAAGTGCACAAGCCCGAATGCCCGCTACGTCCGATTGTGTCATTCATTGGATCACCAACTTACAAACTTTCAAAGTACCTTGTTGAACTGATCTCACCTGTAACCAGCAATAACAACATGACCGTACGTAATTCCCGTGAGTTCGTACAACTAGTACGTGATCAAGTTATCGATGAAGAAGACATCATGGTGTCTTTTGACGTCGTTTCGCTTTTTACTAACGTCCCTGTTGCGACCGTGGTTGAAGTCGCTGAAACACGATTGCATAATGACTCCTCCCTCCCATCACGTACATCATTGACGGTGGAGGACATCATCATCTTACTACGTTTTTGTCTGAAACAATCATACTTCACGTTCAAAGGACGGGTATACCAACAGATCGAAGGCTGCCCGATGGGCAGTCCAGTGTCAGTGACCATGGCCAACTTGATCATGGAACACGTGGAAGAACAAGCACTACAAAAGGCATCTTTCCCGGTCAAGTTCTATCGGCGGTACGTGGACGACACCTTTGTCATCTTAAACCGGAATCACGTACATGACCTCCACTCTATACTAGACAACGTGGAGCCTTCAGTACGTTTCACGTATGAGGTGGAACAGAACAGCGTGCTTCCTTTCCTGGATGTTAGTGTGCGCCAAGCTGAAGCTGGACACATAGAGACAACCGTACATCGCAAACCCTGTGACACAGGCAATTTCTTGCACCTCATTTCCCACCATCCCCCCGAACATAAACGAAGCATGGTAAACACGTTACTTGACCGTGCGAAGCACCTCGCTTCGACCCCTGAACTCCGCGCCTCAGAAGAAAACACTGTCCAACGGTCACTCACAAAACGTGGCTATCCGCCACATTTCATTAAAAACACGCGGAAACGAATAGAAGAGAAAAAGCAACCGAGAGAAGGCACTTCCAAACAAGGGGTTGTTACAATTCTCTATGTCAGCGGTGTGTCCGAAAGCATCCGCCGAGCTCTTCTTCCATTAGGAATTCGGACCACCTTTAAACCTCACATCAGATGA
- the LOC135394433 gene encoding uncharacterized protein LOC135394433 isoform X1, producing MIPGFWNIFAYLRALYGSAALGYLREYLNQATTIIRLECHQRFNSECLQRNVIPHPLRCRPRVDTPYGHKIARDFSMKCLKARVLENKKKLTKCRLRQNQAEKELRRILQPDDMQRVFVARKHAETTEKTKRTNVHNEKLSRLIPRSSTPSNPNTVFNLSSKRLSDDHVSLLSKGLDFALTPRAPATIDFIIEVEDKLRHLKNTTGVNLARSRIATTLSNLKAQPSNLNKQKQAALRDLKSDESIITLPADKGKGTVVMDKIDYDGKMLKILDDPTHFKKVAHDPIPKSERSLIDHLRNFKKKDCLDEETYRRLFSSDGSIPRLYGLPKVHKPECPLRPIVSFIGSPTYKLSKYLVELISPVTSNNNMTVRNSREFVQLVRDQVIDEEDIMVSFDVVSLFTNVPVATVVEVAETRLHNDSSLPSRTSLTVEDIIILLRFCLKQSYFTFKGRVYQQIEGCPMGSPVSVTMANLIMEHVEEQALQKASFPVKFYRRYVDDTFVILNRNHVHDLHSILDNVEPSVRFTYEVEQNSVLPFLDVSVRQAEAGHIETTVHRKPCDTGNFLHLISHHPPEHKRSMVNTLLDRAKHLASTPELRASEENTVQRSLTKRGYPPHFIKNTRKRIEEKKQPREGTSKQGVVTILYVSGVSESIRRALLPLGIRTTFKPHIR from the coding sequence ATgattcccggcttttggaatatattcgcATATTTACGTGCTCTGTACGGATCTGCTGCCTTAGGGTACCTACGAGAGTACCTCAACCAGGCCACAACGATCATCCGCCTGGAATGTCACCAACGTTTCAACAGTGAGTGTCTTCAACGCAACGTTATCCCTCATCCTCTTCGCTGTCGACCTCGGGTCGACACACCCTACGGCCACAAGATTGCACGGGATTTCAGCATGAAATGCCTAAAAGCACGTGTGctggaaaacaagaagaaacTAACTAAATGTCGGCTGCGTCAGAACCAAGCGGAGAAGGAGCTTCGACGAATTTTACAACCAGATGACATGCAGCGCGTGTTCGTCGCACGCAAGCATGCTGAGACTACAGAGAAGACCAAACGCACCAACGTCCACAATGAGAAGTTATCACGGTTGATACCCAGGAGCTCCACACCAAGCAATCCCAATACGGTGTTCAACCTTTCCTCGAAGCGGCTCTCGGACGATCATGTCAGCTTGCTTTCAAAAGGCCTAGACTTTGCTCTGACTCCACGTGCTCCCGCTACTATTGATTTCATCATTGAAGTCGAAGACAAACTCCGCCACTTGAAGAATACCACCGGAGTCAACCTAGCACGTAGCCGCATAGCGACCACTCTATCCAATCTAAAAGCTCAACCGTCGAACTTGAACAAACAGAAACAAGCAGCTCTACGGGATTTGAAATCTGACGAGTCGATTATCACCCTCCCAGCAGATAAAGGGAAAGGCACTGTAGTAATGGACAAAATCGACTACGATGGCAAGATGCTCAAAATCCTAGACGACCCCACGCATTTTAAGAAAGTTGCACACGACCCGATCCCAAAATCGGAGCGCTCCCTCATCGACCACCTTCGTAATTTCAAGAAAAAAGACTGCTTGGATGAAGAAACCTATCGCCGCTTGTTTTCCTCAGATGGCTCCATTCCTAGACTGTACGGCCTCCCTAAAGTGCACAAGCCCGAATGCCCGCTACGTCCGATTGTGTCATTCATTGGATCACCAACTTACAAACTTTCAAAGTACCTTGTTGAACTGATCTCACCTGTAACCAGCAATAACAACATGACCGTACGTAATTCCCGTGAGTTCGTACAACTAGTACGTGATCAAGTTATCGATGAAGAAGACATCATGGTGTCTTTTGACGTCGTTTCGCTTTTTACTAACGTCCCTGTTGCGACCGTGGTTGAAGTCGCTGAAACACGATTGCATAATGACTCCTCCCTCCCATCACGTACATCATTGACGGTGGAGGACATCATCATCTTACTACGTTTTTGTCTGAAACAATCATACTTCACGTTCAAAGGACGGGTATACCAACAGATCGAAGGCTGCCCGATGGGCAGTCCAGTGTCAGTGACCATGGCCAACTTGATCATGGAACACGTGGAAGAACAAGCACTACAAAAGGCATCTTTCCCGGTCAAGTTCTATCGGCGGTACGTGGACGACACCTTTGTCATCTTAAACCGGAATCACGTACATGACCTCCACTCTATACTAGACAACGTGGAGCCTTCAGTACGTTTCACGTATGAGGTGGAACAGAACAGCGTGCTTCCTTTCCTGGATGTTAGTGTGCGCCAAGCTGAAGCTGGACACATAGAGACAACCGTACATCGCAAACCCTGTGACACAGGCAATTTCTTGCACCTCATTTCCCACCATCCCCCCGAACATAAACGAAGCATGGTAAACACGTTACTTGACCGTGCGAAGCACCTCGCTTCGACCCCTGAACTCCGCGCCTCAGAAGAAAACACTGTCCAACGGTCACTCACAAAACGTGGCTATCCGCCACATTTCATTAAAAACACGCGGAAACGAATAGAAGAGAAAAAGCAACCGAGAGAAGGCACTTCCAAACAAGGGGTTGTTACAATTCTCTATGTCAGCGGTGTGTCCGAAAGCATCCGCCGAGCTCTTCTTCCATTAGGAATTCGGACCACCTTTAAACCTCACATCAGATGA